From the Sus scrofa isolate TJ Tabasco breed Duroc unplaced genomic scaffold, Sscrofa11.1 Contig74, whole genome shotgun sequence genome, one window contains:
- the LOC110259073 gene encoding olfactory receptor 4P4-like: MGHENITEFILLGLFSDEKVKVACLVLFSLCYIAILSGNLLILLTIRGSRLSEQPMYFFLSYLSFMDVCFTSTMVPKLITDLSAQQKIISYNSCMAQMFFAHFFGATEIFILVAMAYDRYAAICRPLHYMVIMNSQVCDVLVVASALGAFIHSILQVLIVLGLPFCGPNQIDHYFCDVFPLLKLACADTSLWVIAIITTTGGLSILTFVALVISYVIILSTLRTRSSEGCRKALSTCGSHVTVVFLFFLPLIFTYVPTADSVGNDKIFALFYTVIAPMFNPLIYTLRNTDMQNAMRKVWCRDNLPKGKRGLWGVCPLPDLFCPQNH, from the coding sequence ATGGGACATGAAAACATCACAGAATTCATCCTCCTGGGTCTTTTTAGTGATGAGAAGGTGAAGGTTGCCTGCTTGGTGCTGTTCTCACTTTGCTACATTGCAATCCTCTCAGGAAATCTGCTCATTCTCCTCACCATCCGGGGAAGCCGCCTCAGTGAACagcccatgtactttttcctcagcTACTTGTCCTTCATGGACGTCTGCTTTACCTCCACCATGGTCCCCAAACTCATCACTGACTTATCAGCCCAGCAGAAGATCATCTCCTACAACAGCTGCATGGCCCAGATGTTTTTTGCCCACTTCTTTGGGGCCACTGAGATCTTCATCTTGGtggccatggcctatgaccgctatgcaGCCATCTGCCGACCTCTTCACTACATGGTCATCATGAACAGCCAGGTGTGCGATGTCCTCGTAGTGGCTTCTGCTCTCGGAGCATTTATCCATTCAATCCTGCAGGTGCTGATTGTTCTCGGACTTCCCTTCTGTGGCCCCAATCAGATAGACCACTATTTCTGTGATGTGTTCCCCTTGCTGAAGCTGGCCTGCGCCGACACTAGCCTGTGGGTGATCGCAATCATTACCACCACAGGGGGGCTGTCCATTTTGACCTTTGTGGCCTTGGTCATTTCTTACGTCATCATCCTGTCCACGCTGCGGACCCGCTCCTCTGAGGGCTGCCgcaaagccctctccacctgtggctcccacgtCACCGTCGTGTTCTTGTTCTTCTTGCCCCTCATCTTCACCTATGTCCCCACGGCTGATTCTGTCGGTAACGACAAGATTTTTGCCCTGTTTTACACCGTGATCGCCCCCATGTTCAACCCTCTCATCTACACACTGAGAAACACAGACATGCAGAATGCCATGAGGAAAGTGTGGTGCCGAGACAACCTCCCCAAAGGGAAGCGTGGCCTCTGGGGGGTGTGCCCTTTGCCGGATCTGTTCTGTCCGCAGAACCATTAA